AATGGGGTTGACCCAGAATTAGCGGCGATTGCCGGCTTATTGCATGATTATGCGAAGCAACGGCCAGCAGAAACATTCATCAAAATTATTAAAACGCGTGGTCTGAATCCAGCTTTGCTGGCTTATGGCAATGGGGTTTGGCATGGTGTAGTAGGTGCCGAATTAATTAAGCAAGAGTTGCACATTTATAATGAAGACATTCTAAATGCGGTCCGCTTGCACACGGTTGGCGCCCCCTACATGTCCACCTTAGCGCAAATCGTGTTTATGGCTGATTTTATTGAACCACAACGCGATTTTCCAGGTGTTGATGAAGCACGGCAACTGACTAAAAAATCACTTGCAGCTGGGGTTCGTTATCAGATTCAACATACGTTGAACTATCTAGTCACTAAGGGTGCACCGGTGTACCCCGCCACGCTGGCAACATATAATGCGTGGGTCGGTGGTGTCGGGACGGTACCCAACAATTAAGTTATTATTTAAAGGGAGAATTACATGGAAAGCAAAGCATTATTACAATTAACAGTTAAAGCGGCCGATGATAAACGTGCCGAAGATATCGTTGCCTTAGATGTGGCCGAAGTTAGCTTGATGGCTGATTATTTTGTCGTCTTATCAGCAGATTCACGGCGACAAGTCCAAGCCATTGCGGATAACATTGTGAGTGAAATCCGGCAAGCCGGCTCTGACGTTAAGAGTGTTGAAGGTCGAACGGCTGGTGAATGGATTTTAGTTGACGCCGGTGATGTGATTGTACACGTCTTCCAAAAGGATGCGCGGCAACACTATAACTTAGAAAAGCTATGGTCCGATGCACCGTTAGTTGCGGTGGATCAATGGGTTAACGCATGATTTACCAAACGTTTGCCGAACTTTACGACGAACTTTTCGATCCAGCCATGTACCAGCAATGGCTGGATTTTGTGCGTCGTGAATTACCTCAGCAGGACGGTGAAATTCTGGAACTTGCTTGTGGCACCGGTCGGCTCGGTGTGTTATTGGCCCAGGCGGGTTACCACGTCACCGGTTTAGACTTGTCCGATAATATGTTGGCCTTAGCCCAGCAGCACATCGAAGCTGCGGCAGTGGCAATGCCATTATTGGAAGGCAATATGTTAGATCTATCCGAATTAGGCACGTTTTCAGCGGTCACTTGTTTTGCCGATTCATTTTGTTATTTACCAGATTTAGCCCAAGTTCAAACAGCTTTTACACAAGTGGCCGCGCATTTAACGGCAACGGGTAAATTCTTATTCGATGTTATTACGCCTCATCAAACCGATGACGTCTATCCAGGTTATATGTACAATTATCGCGATGAAGAACGGGCCTTTATGTGGACCAGTTATGCGGGTGAAGTTGCGCATAGTGCGGAGCATGACTTGAGTTTCTTTATTTGGAATGCTGAAAAAGACGCGTTTGATGAAGTGAGTGAGCTCCATCAAGAACGCACTTATGTCTTAGCGGACTATCAACGGGCGTTAGCAGCGGCGGGATTCAGTCAAGTTAAAGTGACTGCTGACTTTGGTCAAGCAGCCCCTAACGAGCAAACGACCCGCTGGTTCTTTGAATGCCAAAAGTAGGTGAAATGGATGCGAGCAGTTGGGGTCATAACTGAATACAATCCCCTGCATAATGGACATCAGTTCCATTTACAACAGGCCCGGGCGCAAACGCAGGCTGATTGTACTGTTGTTGTAATGAGTGGTAATTGGTTACAGCGTGGCGAACCAGCTATTTTAGATAAATGGACGCGCACACAATTAGCCTTAGCTGCTGGTGCTGACTTAGTGGTAGAGTTACCCGTCTTTTTTGCGACACAACCAGCACATTTATTTGCGCAGGGTGGGGTCGAACTATTAGCGGCGTTGCAGTGTGACAGCTTAGTATTTGGGACGGAACATCCAGCATTGGACTTTGATCAATTATCAACGGCGTTACCTCAGACTCAAGCTGCGTTTAAGCAGTACAACGCGACGTATGCAACACAGTTTAATACGGCGTTACAGCAGGCGACGGGGGTCACACTAAATCAGTCTAATGATTTATTAGGGTTCTGCTATGCAGTTGCGAATCAACGGTTAGGTCGGCCCTTGCAGCTGGTCCCGATTAAACGGCAAGTTGCCGGGCATAATGATATGTCGATTTCGCCCACTGGGCATTTTGCCAGTGGAACGGCGATTCGACAGGCGGCCTTTAAACAGGCTTGGCCGGCGATTGAACCAGTCGTCCCAGCCGTGACGTTGCAGGCACTGAAAACGCAACGACTACAACAATGGTCTGACTTTTGGCCGTACCTGCGCTACCAGCTTTTAACGGGGAGTGTGGCCCAGAGTCGAGCTTATGATCAAATGGCCGAGGGTCTGGAATATCGGATGCGTGAGATGGCTCAAACTGCGACTGATTTTCCAGCGTTTATCAGCTTGGTTAAGTCAAAACGGTATACTTATACCCGGTTACAACGCGTGGCAACGGCGGCGTTACTACAATTAACGCATGCTGAGGTTCAGGCTGCACAACAGCATAATTATGTGCGGGTACTTGGATTTACGCCGACTGGACAGCAGTATTTACATCAAATTAAAGCGCAGTTGTCGTTACCGTTATATACTAAAATCAACAAAAAATTACGATTACATGAGTTAGCTTTAGATTATCGGGCCGGGCGGGTCTATCAAATGATTAATGGTCAATCACAAGATCTGTATCGCCGACCATGGATACAATCAGCACGATAATATCGGTTGACTGGCTCGTAGGGAACTGTTATGGTAGTGACCAATGGCGGGCTTTTTAACCTGTCAAGGAAAAAACATTGACAAAGGATTTTTACACAGGTATAATTTATCACGTTGCATTAGGAGGTTTTTAAATGAAATGGTCGTTAGGGCAGCTTAAAAGTTACCGGGATGAACCACTTCAGTTTGATGAAGCACTGGATTTAAAAGACGCCCTGATGACGCGTTATCCTGAGATTGTTGACGCCGAGGCAGCCCAAGTTAAGGGTTACTTGTCATATGATCATGGTAATGTGCTAATTTCAGCGGCCGTGACAGTAACGTTAACGTTACCGTCAACCCGGTCGTTGACGCCGGTGTTGGTGCCACTGGCCTTTCAAATAACGGAATATTATGTGCCTCAAGGAGCCGATTTAGATCAGTTCGGTGAGGATGATACGGTAATTATTTTACCGGAAGATGATATTTTGAATTTTGATGTCGCTGTGGAGGATAATATTTTAATTCACATCCCCATGCAGATTCTTTCTGAAGCTGAACAGAATGGTGAACCTTTGCCAACTGGTAACGGTTGGGAAGTCTTCAGTGAAGACGACCTTGCCAAGCAAGCTACAGAACATAAAACTGTTGATCCGCGTTTAGCTAAGTTGAAAAACCTGTTCCCTGATCAGGAAACTAAGGATTAAGTTAGTTAGACCTATCAAAATCACATTTGTGAAATTATTTTAAGGAGGTGTTCGTTGATGGCTGTACCTAAGAGAAGAACATCTAAGATGCGTAAACGCAACCGTCGTGGTCATATTAAATTGGCTACCCCAAACTTGTCAGCTTGCCCAAATTGCGGCGAATTACGAGTTTCACATCACGTTTGCCCAAGTTGTGGATTCTACAACGGTAAAGAAATCGTTAAAGTAAACAACTAATTTGATTTAGTTGATGAAAAGGCGTATCGCGGCCATGGCGCATACTACTTTTCTTTACAAGACGGATTTAAAAACTCGCTGCGGCGAGTTTTTTTGTGGTTCACTATGAAAATTAATTTCTCTAAGAATGAAACTTAATGAAATTAATTTTATAAATCACGACAATATCCTTTTATTAAAAGCATTTTTTTGGTACGATTAGCACGTAGTAAAATTTGGGAGGTAAACAACTAATGAGTAATGAAAAACCACAGATTGGTGTCATTGGGATGGCCGTTATGGGCAAGAACTTGGCTTTGAATATTGAAAGCCGCGGCTATAAAGTTGCCATCTTTAACCGGACGGGTTCAAAGACGGAAAAAGTCGTTCAGGATCATGCGGACAAACAATTAGTTCCAAGCTATAACGTCGCTGACTTTGTTGCATCACTGGAAACGCCACGGCGGATTATCATGATGGTTAAGGCTGGCAAACCAACCGATGCCGTCATTGATGAATTATTGCCATTGCTCGATAAAGGCGATGTGTTAATTGATGGTGGGAATACCAACTTTAATGACACGATGGCACGAAATGCCCGCTTAGACAAGTCTGGGATTAACTTTATCGGTATGGGAGTTTCTGGCGGTGAATTAGGCGCCTTACAAGGCCCTTCATTGATGCCCGGTGGTCAAAAGGAAGCTTATGACTTAGTTGCCCCAATCTTAGAAAAGATTGCTGCTAAGGCCCCTCAAGATGGCGCACCTTGTGTCACTTATATCGGTGCTAACGGTGCCGGTCATTACGTTAAGATGGTCCATAATGGGATCGAATACGGTGATGAAGAATTAATTGATGAAAGTTACAACATGATGCGGAACGTCGCTGGCCTATCAGTTGATGAAATGTCTGACGTCTTCACCGAATGGAACAAGGGTGAATTAAGCAGTTACCTCGTTGAAATTACCGCAGATATTTTATCGCGTAAAGACGACTTGGGTGCTGACAAGACGAAGCCAATCGTTGATATGATTTTAGACCGTGGGAACAACAAAGGAACTGGTAAGTGGAGTTCCGAAGATGCATTGAACGTCCAAGTCCCACAATCAGTGATCACTGAAGCGGTTTATGCGCGTTACATTTCTATGATGAAGACTGAACGGGTTGCCGCTTCTAAGAAGCTTGCCGGTCCTAAGAATGACGTTAAGTTACCAGCTAAAGAAGAATTAGTTGAGAAAATTCGTCAAGCCTTATACTTCAGCAAAATCATGAGTTATGCGCAAGGTTTCGAACAATTACGCTTTGCTGCTGAACATTATGGTTGGGATTTGAAGTTTGGTGAATTAGCACAGATCTGGCGTGCTGGTTGTATCATCCGGGCACAATTCTTACAAAATATCACCAATGCTTTTGATAAGAAGCCTGACTTAAACAACTTGTTGATGGATGATTACTTTACAGATATTGCTGCGAAGTATCAACAATCAACGCGTGATGTTTTAAGCTTAGCGGTTCAAGCCGGTGTACCAATGCCAGCCTTTAGCGCTGCGTTGTCATACTATGACTCATATCGGGCTGAAGTATTGCCAGCTAACTTATTACAAGCGCAACGAGATTACTTTGGTGCCCATACCTACGAACGGACTGACCGCGAAGGGGCTTTCCATTACACTTGGTATGAAGAACAATAAAAATTAATGTTAATCTGAAAAGTTGCAGTCATTTGGCTGCAACTTTTTTGTGTCGAACGTTTGTTTGCGTTAAACTAGACTTATTAACTATGCGTAAATGAGGTGGGCGTGTGAAGCAAGCATCGTTGTTCAATCCAGACCGGTCAACCGATAGTCCATTAGCCTATCGTGTTCGACCGGCGACGTTAGCAGAATTTAAAGGCCAGGACCATTTGTTGGGGCCGGGTAAGTTGTTACGACAATTTATTACGCAAGACCAGTTACCATCCCTGATTTTTTGGGGACCACCGGGGGTCGGCAAGACGACCTTAGCAGAAATTATTGCACAACAAACGCAGGCCCACTTTATGACGTTTAGCGCGGTCACTAGTGGGATTAAAGAAATTCGCCAAATTATGGATGACGCAGAAGCTAATCGGGACTTTGGTGAAAAAACCATTGTGTTTATTGATGAAATTCATCGGTTTAATAAGGCGCAACAGGATGCTTTTTTGCCCTATGTGGAACGAGGAAGTATCACGTTAATTGGGGCGACTACCGAAAATCCGTCTTTCGAAATTAATGCGGCGTTATTATCACGATGCAAAGTCTTAGTCTTAAAAGAACTGACCGAAGCGGATTTAGAGCAGGTCTTAAAAGCGGCGTTAGCCCATCCGCAAGGGTTTCCAGGCTTGACGGTTCATTTGCAGGCGGATACGTTGGCCTTGATCGCTAACTTTGCTAACGGTGATGCGCGGATGGCGTTGAACACGCTTGAGATGGCGGTCCTAAATGGTGAACGAACGGCAGATCAGCAGGTCACCGTGACGGCCGCAAGTTTAAATCAATTAATCAATACGAAATCATTGCGTTATGACAAACATGGCGAAGAACATTTTAATCTGATTTCGGCCTTGCATAAGTCGATGCGCAATAGTGATGTGGATGCCGCGATTTATTGGTTGATGCGGATGCTAGGTGGCGGTGAATCGCCAATTTATATTGCGCGGCGGTTGATTCGGTTTGCGAGTGAGGATGTTGGATTAGCCGATCGGCAAGCCTTACCGTTAACAGTCGCGGTGTATCAAGCGTGCCAACTTATTGGGATGCCAGAATGCGATGTTAATTTAACCGAAGCGGTCACTTACTTGGCCTTGGCGCCGAAATCAAATGCCTTATATATGGCAAAAGCTGCGGCAAAAAAAGCCATCAAGACAACGGGTAATCTGCCCGTGCCATTACAAATTCGGAATGCACCGACGCAATTGATGCAAGACTTAGGTTATGGTGAGCATTATGAATATGCTCATGATAATCCAGATAAATTAACGGCAATGACGACGATGCCACCAGAATTAATGGGGCAGACGTTCTATACGCCGACGGACCAGGGCCAAGAAAAGAGTTGGCAACAACGCCTGGCAGCGATTAAACGTTGGCATGCCAACCATCCGGCACCATCGTCGCAAAATTAGCGTTGTTATCGATTGCATTTAACTAGATTCTTGATAGAATGAGATTTAGATGAGGGCTGGCCTAAATTTCGACAGTAGGAAATTTAGCAAATTCATGGTAAAATAACATGTTGTACCTGTTGCGTGCAGTTAGTTCTCATTTAACTCGGAACAGGTTGGTTGTTAGATAAGTTGAATATTAGGAGTGACTAAAAGTAAATGAGTCGAATATTAATTATTGAAGACGAAAAAAATCTGGCCCGCTTTGTCGAACTAGAATTAAAGCATGAAGGTTACGACATTCAAGTTGAATATAATGGTCGTAAAGGTTTGGACGCAGCGTTAGCCGAAGATTTTGATGCGATTCTCTTAGACTTAATGTTGCCTGAACTAAATGGGTTGGAAGTTTGTCGGCGGGTCCGTGAAGTTAAAAATACCCCAATTATTATGATGACGGCCCGTGACTCAGTCATCGATCGTGTTTCTGGATTAGATCATGGGGCAGATGACTACATTGTTAAGCCGTTTGCAATTGAAGAATTATTGGCACGTTTACGGGCCTTATTACGGCGGATTGATCTCGAAAGTGAACAACAGAGTACGAAACAAACCACAGTAACGTATAAAGATTTAACGATTGAAAAAGAGAACTTAGTCGTTAAACGTGGCGATGAAGTGATTAATTTAACGAAGCGGGAATACGAACTGCTATTGACCTTAATGGAAAATATCAACGTCGTCTTAGCGCGTGACGTCTTGTTAAACAAAGTTTGGGGTTATGAATCTGAAGTTGAAACTAACGTTGTCGATGTTTATATTCGTTACTTACGAAATAAAATTGATCGACCAGGCGAAAAGAGCTACATCCAAACTGTTCGTGGGACAGGATATGTGATTCGGTCGTAATGACTGACACGACAACTGCCAAGACAACGCAACCAAAACGTTGGTCGTTGAAATGGAAATGGGCGCTCGGGACCGCAATTGGGACCGCGCTCATTTTTATTTGTTTTTCATTATTGGTTTATAAGAGCTTCACGAACCTCTTATTACGCCAAGAACAACGTGACGTTGCGAGTGCCGTAAGCACTATTCAACAATCTTTGCGAACTGAATCCAAAGGCTTAACCATTAAATCAGTCGCCGAAAAACTACAACCAGAAGCCAATGTCGAGCCTAGTAGTAGTATGTCTGACCGACGACAGGGCGCTTTGAAGACGACGTTCTTTTCAGATTCAGAGCTCACGGCTTTATCGCGGACTAATCTAGCCGTGACCGTCTATGATCCAGACGGCACGACGTTATACATTTCACGACGTGATACGCATGAATTTAAGCGGAGTCCGCAACGTGATATTAAGCTTATCGGTCATGGAACAGCGGCTGAATTGGTTGGGCGGGCCCCCATCCGGACGGCTAATAAGGCCAAGGTGATTGGCTATGCGCAAGTCACGGATAGCTTAACGGATTATCACAGTACCACGCATAATTTAATGTGGATATTTGTTGTGATGACATTAATTGCCATTTTTGGCGCAACGTTATTAGGGTACTTTTTGGCCGCCTTTTTATTGCGACCAATGCGGCAGATTACCCGTACAATTAGTGCGGTTAATTTAGATCCACAGACAGATTCACGGGTCCCCGATTTAAAACGCAATGATGAATTGTCTGATTTGGGCCATTTGTTTAATGATATGTTAGATCAAATGCAGCGCTACATCACGCAACAACAACAATTTGTGGAAGATGTTTCCCATGAATTACGAACGCCGGTCGCAATTATTCAAGGTCATATGGAATTGTTGAATCGTTGGGGCAAGGATGATCCTAAGGTGTTGGCTGAGTCCTTGGCGGCTAGTTTATCGGAAACCAAGCGTATGCAAAGTCTGGTACAAGAGATGCTTGACCTGTCACGGGCTGAACAATTGGAAATCAACTTTAGTCATGAAACAACTGACGTCCAGAAGTTGGTTGCCCAGGCGTTTAATGACTTCAAGATGATTCATCCGGACTTTCTTTTTACGTTTGATGATGATGTTGAGCAACCCGTTTATGCCCAAATTTATCGGAATCATTTAGAACAAATTCTGATTATTTTGCTAGATAATGCGGTGAAATATTCAACTAAACGCCGCGAAATTCACTTATCCTTGTCGACGGATGTCCGGTATATTGAAGTTGCCGTTCAAGATTTTGGTGAAGGAATTTCAAAGGATAATCTCGATCGGGTCTTCAATCGGTTCTACCGGGTAGACAAAGCCCGTAGCCGTGATAAAGGTGGTAACGGTTTGGGCTTGTCCATTGCGCAACGGCTAGTGGAAGGCTATCATGGTCGGATTAGTGTTGAGTCAGTTGTGGGTCAAGGGTCGATTTTTAGATTCCATTTACCGATTTTAAAAGATCCTAAATTATTGGCCCAGGCCGCGGATGAGGCGACGACGGTTGAAAAGATTCCAAAGACCGCGCTACCAGCTGGTATTAAGCCAGCGACACCTGATCCAGATGAGCCACCGTTAGATGCACATGAACATGAAAAGTAAAGGTCACCAGCAGTCCGCTCAGTCACTTGAGCGGACTTTTGCTATTGCAAAGGTTTTCACAAACAATAATTACTGTTATAGTAAAAGAGCAGTAATTTTATTTTTGGGGAGGCAACTAGGGTGACTAATGAAACAGCTTATCGGCCAATGACGTTTAAAATCTTTTTGCAATTTATTCGATTGAATGCCAAGGCCGCCAGCGTCGTCCCATATTTTATGGGCGTTTTATTTTCAATTTACTATTTTCAAGCATTTAATTGGCTCAATTCACTGATTTATCTCATTGCCCAAGTGGCGATTGCCTTATTTGTAACGGGGTTCAATAATGTGCAGGATTATTATTTGGCAATCGACTTACATTATCGTGACACGTACAATATTATTGGCCGTGAGCACTTATCGCCACGCCGTTCGTTAAGACTAATGCTCAGTATGTTAGCGACAGCCATTATTTTAGGGCTCGTTTTAGTTTCACGGACCAATTTGCTTTTGCTATTTATGGGAGCGGCGGCGATTGGCGTCGCAATATTTTATACGTATGGGCCAGTGCCGTTTTCCCGCTTTCCGTTGGGAGAATTATTGTCAGGCACGGTTGAAGGATTCGGTGTGTTCTTTTTAGCGGTCTATGTTAACGTTGCTACGCCAGTGTTAATGGGCTTTACTTGGGCGTGGCCTCACTTTGCCATTGTCGGTAATTTACAACATATCTTAATCATGATATTAGTGGGCTTACCGAATATCTTTTTAGTGGCAAATATTATGTTAGCCGATAATATTTGTGATTTAGATCAAGATGTGCGAAATCAACGTTATACGGTGCCTTATTATATTGGGAAAGCGCGGGCTTTGAAAGTCTATGATTGGTTAGCGTTGCTCAGTTATTTACCGGTGCTTGTGAGTGTTGGCTTACAAATTTTACCGCTTTATCAATTATTAGTTGTTTTGGCACTACCTAAAATTATCAAAAATATTAAGGCCTTCAATGCTGTTCAGGTGAAGGAAACAACGTTTAATACGGCGCCACAGAATTTGATGTTGTTTCAAGGGTTACAATTAATTGCCCTGATTCTAGGGCTTGTTTTTTAAAATCCATCAAAAAAAGACGATAATCACAGTCCACTTACGGGCGTGATTATCGTCTTTTTATAGTTAATTAATGATGTCGTTGCTGTTTACCCGCATTGCGACCGGCACCATTTGCTTGGTGTGGTGTTGGGGTATCGGTTACTGGTTTTTCAGTGGCGTTAACTGGTTTAGCACCACCAACGGCACTTGGCGTTGGCGTCTTGATTGGATGCTTCTTTAAATCAGCTTCAACTTCTCGCCGAATGCGAGGACGGAAATAGTTGATGATTAAAGTTTGTAAGCAGGCGAACAGGCCACCAACGAAGAAGTAGAGCCCCAAACCGGCGGGTGCCGACATGGTTACAAATAAAATCATAACGGGGCTGACCACTAGCATGGTCCGCATGGCCTTACGTTGCTCAGCAGGTAAGCCAATCATTGAGAGGTAACCTTGGGCGAGGTAAGAAACGAACGCTAGAATTGCCAATAGGAGACTGGAGTGTCCTAAAGCAATCCCCATAAACTTAGCACTAGAAAGTTCTGGTGAGTAGCGAATCGCATAATATAATGCCGAGAAAATTGGAAATTGAATTAGTAAGGGTAAACAGCCGATGCCGCCAGTCATACTAATCCCATTATCACGGTAGAGTTGCATCATTTCATTGCTGACAGCGGCCTTTTCAGCTTGTGTCGTGGCTTGTTTTTGCCGCGCTTGGATATTAGCTAATTGGGGCTTAACTGCCGCCATTTTTTCTTGTTGATAGGTTGATTTACGTTGTTGATTAATCATCATTGGTAATAAGACTAACCGCACGATGACCGTTAAGCCAATAATGGCCCAACCATAATTGTTACCGAACAACTGTGATAACCATTGCATCACAATTTGTCCAGGTCGCGCTAAGTAGTCATACACGAAGCCGTATGGTTTACCAGCTTTTGAAACCTGTACACAGCCACTAAGTAGCAACGCTAAGCTGGACAGTGCCAGCGTAACGGTGAGGCCTTTTCTCTTTTTCACTTGATCATAATCCCCTTTATTTTAGTCATATAAGCATGATGATACTAGAGATGGCAGGGGATTTCAATTGGTTATCCGAAAATTATGATAGTTTTGTGGCGTAACGTCTTGCACAATGAGGTGTTTGACACGACCAAAGTCGGTCGGTGATTGTTTAATGACGTCAATGAAAACTTGAATGCGTTGGTCTTCACCTTCAGCCTCAATGAAAACTGAGCCATCCATCAAATTACGAACGATGCCATTGACACCGCATTTATCAGCGGCAACCTTGGTGGCCCAACGAAAGCCAACGCCTTGCACGCGACCGCTAACTTGTAATGTTACTGCTCGCATATTGTCACTCCCTTTTAAAGCTTACACTATATATAATAGCATGGAAGTTAGTTGGGGGCGATATGCTATACTTGTCTTTAACTAAAACGTTCAGTAGAGGAAGATTTTCGCATGGAAAAAATTAATTCGTTACAAAATGCCCACGTGAAAGCGTGGAAAAAATTACAGACGAAAAAGGGTCGTCACCAACAAGGCTTGTATTTATTGGATGGGTGGCATTTAGTTAATGAAGCAGTCAAAGCCAAAGTTTCAATCAAAACACTGCTATTAACTGAAAAACAATTGGCAACTAAGCCAGATCTAACGCATTTTCCAGACGTCATTGAAATTTCAGAGGAGGTTGCCAGTCATATCAGTGCAACCGTGACGCCACAGGGGGTGTTTGCGTTAGCCTTGTTACCTAAGCCAGCCGCTGATCCATTAGCTCAGCTGGATTTGAGTCGCCCATGGTTACTGTTAGATAATGTGCAAGATCCAGGTAATATTGGCACGATGGTACGGACCGCAGATGCAGCGGGCTTTGCCGGGGTAGCGTTCGGGACTGGTACTGGTGATATTCATCAACCTAAAGTAGAACGAGCCATGCAGGGGAGCCAATTTCATTTGCAATTAATCAGTACTGATTTAACGGCACTGGTGACCAAGATGCAAGCCCAAGGATTGCCAATTTATGGGTCAGAATTAAACCCACAGGCGGCCGCGTACTTAGATGTGGCTGCCCCTGCGAGCTTTGGGCTGATTATGGGTAACGAAGGTAATGGTATGAGTGCCGCTTTATTGGCCCAAACGACTAAAAATTTATATATTCCAATTAAAGGCCGGGCCGAATCACTGAATGTTGCGATTGCGGCTGGTATTTTGATGTTCGGACTTAATCGTTAAGTTGCCGTTAGAATTAGGGGGTTGCTAAACAAAATACTTTCAAAATGGCTTACTTTTTAGTAGAATAGCGGTAGTTATTAGCAAAGGGAGCTTTCAATGAAAATCAATGCATGGAAACAAGATTCCGAGTACGTGGCAATTGTCGCTGATTTATTAGCTCAACCGGCTGTGCAACACTTAGCCGATTTTACACAACACCATCATTCGAATCGATTAGATCATTCAATTGCAGTTTCATATGATAGTTATTTATTAGCAAAGAAATGGCACCTCAACACGACTGCGGTCGCACGTGGCGGTTTGTTGCATGATTTGTTTTATTATGATTGGCGTGAAACCAAGTTTGACTTGGGCTCACACGCCTTTATTCACCCGCGGGTAGCGTTACGAAACGCTGAAAAGTTAACCAAATTAACCCCGATGGAAAAAGACATCATTTTAAAGCACATGTTTGGGGCGACGTTAGCCATTCCTAAATATCGGGAAAGTTTGTTAGTCTCTTTAGTCGATGATTATGAAGCAGAACATGAGTTTTTTGGACCATTACGTCTCAAGGTGGCCAAACAACTGGACCGATTCCGGGGGAAA
This genomic window from Lactobacillus sp. CBA3606 contains:
- a CDS encoding HAMP domain-containing histidine kinase, translated to MTDTTTAKTTQPKRWSLKWKWALGTAIGTALIFICFSLLVYKSFTNLLLRQEQRDVASAVSTIQQSLRTESKGLTIKSVAEKLQPEANVEPSSSMSDRRQGALKTTFFSDSELTALSRTNLAVTVYDPDGTTLYISRRDTHEFKRSPQRDIKLIGHGTAAELVGRAPIRTANKAKVIGYAQVTDSLTDYHSTTHNLMWIFVVMTLIAIFGATLLGYFLAAFLLRPMRQITRTISAVNLDPQTDSRVPDLKRNDELSDLGHLFNDMLDQMQRYITQQQQFVEDVSHELRTPVAIIQGHMELLNRWGKDDPKVLAESLAASLSETKRMQSLVQEMLDLSRAEQLEINFSHETTDVQKLVAQAFNDFKMIHPDFLFTFDDDVEQPVYAQIYRNHLEQILIILLDNAVKYSTKRREIHLSLSTDVRYIEVAVQDFGEGISKDNLDRVFNRFYRVDKARSRDKGGNGLGLSIAQRLVEGYHGRISVESVVGQGSIFRFHLPILKDPKLLAQAADEATTVEKIPKTALPAGIKPATPDPDEPPLDAHEHEK
- a CDS encoding UbiA family prenyltransferase; the protein is MTFKIFLQFIRLNAKAASVVPYFMGVLFSIYYFQAFNWLNSLIYLIAQVAIALFVTGFNNVQDYYLAIDLHYRDTYNIIGREHLSPRRSLRLMLSMLATAIILGLVLVSRTNLLLLFMGAAAIGVAIFYTYGPVPFSRFPLGELLSGTVEGFGVFFLAVYVNVATPVLMGFTWAWPHFAIVGNLQHILIMILVGLPNIFLVANIMLADNICDLDQDVRNQRYTVPYYIGKARALKVYDWLALLSYLPVLVSVGLQILPLYQLLVVLALPKIIKNIKAFNAVQVKETTFNTAPQNLMLFQGLQLIALILGLVF
- the yidC gene encoding membrane protein insertase YidC codes for the protein MKKRKGLTVTLALSSLALLLSGCVQVSKAGKPYGFVYDYLARPGQIVMQWLSQLFGNNYGWAIIGLTVIVRLVLLPMMINQQRKSTYQQEKMAAVKPQLANIQARQKQATTQAEKAAVSNEMMQLYRDNGISMTGGIGCLPLLIQFPIFSALYYAIRYSPELSSAKFMGIALGHSSLLLAILAFVSYLAQGYLSMIGLPAEQRKAMRTMLVVSPVMILFVTMSAPAGLGLYFFVGGLFACLQTLIINYFRPRIRREVEADLKKHPIKTPTPSAVGGAKPVNATEKPVTDTPTPHQANGAGRNAGKQQRHH
- a CDS encoding acylphosphatase — translated: MRAVTLQVSGRVQGVGFRWATKVAADKCGVNGIVRNLMDGSVFIEAEGEDQRIQVFIDVIKQSPTDFGRVKHLIVQDVTPQNYHNFRITN
- a CDS encoding RNA methyltransferase, encoding MEKINSLQNAHVKAWKKLQTKKGRHQQGLYLLDGWHLVNEAVKAKVSIKTLLLTEKQLATKPDLTHFPDVIEISEEVASHISATVTPQGVFALALLPKPAADPLAQLDLSRPWLLLDNVQDPGNIGTMVRTADAAGFAGVAFGTGTGDIHQPKVERAMQGSQFHLQLISTDLTALVTKMQAQGLPIYGSELNPQAAAYLDVAAPASFGLIMGNEGNGMSAALLAQTTKNLYIPIKGRAESLNVAIAAGILMFGLNR
- a CDS encoding HD domain-containing protein, whose amino-acid sequence is MKINAWKQDSEYVAIVADLLAQPAVQHLADFTQHHHSNRLDHSIAVSYDSYLLAKKWHLNTTAVARGGLLHDLFYYDWRETKFDLGSHAFIHPRVALRNAEKLTKLTPMEKDIILKHMFGATLAIPKYRESLLVSLVDDYEAEHEFFGPLRLKVAKQLDRFRGKVSAG